The following are encoded in a window of Natronomonas gomsonensis genomic DNA:
- a CDS encoding VirB4 family type IV secretion system protein, producing MRNVILQTGGGALGSVAGWLQNLTPAESAVLALAVGLGLGVGSKYLWDRFTADDEPDVDFTDVLDEETLEEGEAERKLLDDISESHKTVTAPGAVEWETRAARVGEQWTTTLYIANYADYPNDGYLSDLFEMTDVQFDLTAHITPKNQERARNELQDIADDLQVDADLEQSIRSAYLQERANEAAATYKAVENGANVFDQGMFITVRADEKDELRDAVQTVKSALRDDPANLTPKTAICRQDLALQSAAPIGDNEFGRTSIALGGAVGALLSSPHNATILEEGGVEFGIHKDNQSPVVIDPFARDNGYAMFTVGDTGSGKSFSSKQNFIRSIEQSKDRIGIILEPLNNWAGVSEALDAKRITVGGTLGLNPLEIRETPEHVQRAMGEDASPFNEKLDDAMSFLTNFFALRGISLGDRRTTLELALKRAYQRNGITDDISTHSNPSPTIRDMMDVFEDMVDDPEEFVVRSDEEAGKIKEDATWLLDQLRPFEDDGRHANLGQESDFDIRDEKVIYLDLAQQEGSVDSSTALTMQLLISLVYERAKVSEKEVVFYIDEARYIMQDAASLAFLETVFRHHRHHDLSIRLVTQTVDEFFEHAESEAILDQCAVKQFHRLDGMDKEWADEFGLNYAQMRFVQDAVPGNEDAGFSEALVGVDGEWRGIQVKAMPKEKQVIDFEPTEQRRASLPGTGENAVDADVQAFQDDIESRATDNGQRPPEQTPAETDGGAAGGDDDA from the coding sequence ATGCGTAACGTGATCCTCCAGACTGGTGGTGGCGCGCTTGGCTCCGTCGCCGGGTGGCTCCAGAATCTGACACCAGCAGAGAGTGCAGTACTTGCCCTTGCAGTGGGTCTCGGCCTTGGCGTCGGCAGTAAGTACCTGTGGGACCGCTTCACTGCGGATGATGAACCAGACGTGGACTTTACCGATGTCCTCGACGAGGAGACACTCGAAGAAGGCGAGGCCGAACGCAAGCTCCTCGACGACATCTCCGAGTCGCACAAGACCGTCACCGCTCCCGGAGCTGTCGAGTGGGAAACGCGAGCCGCACGGGTCGGCGAACAGTGGACGACGACACTCTACATCGCTAACTATGCCGACTATCCCAACGACGGGTATCTGAGCGACCTCTTCGAGATGACCGATGTCCAGTTCGATTTGACGGCCCACATCACGCCGAAAAATCAGGAGCGGGCCCGGAACGAACTGCAGGACATCGCTGACGACCTCCAGGTCGATGCTGACCTCGAACAGAGTATCCGGAGCGCCTATCTCCAAGAGCGCGCCAACGAGGCCGCAGCGACGTACAAGGCCGTCGAGAACGGCGCGAACGTCTTCGACCAAGGGATGTTCATCACCGTGCGGGCCGACGAGAAAGACGAACTCAGAGATGCCGTCCAGACGGTCAAGAGCGCGCTCCGCGACGACCCGGCGAACCTCACGCCGAAGACGGCTATCTGTCGGCAGGATCTCGCCCTCCAATCCGCCGCGCCCATTGGTGACAACGAATTCGGGCGGACATCGATTGCGCTCGGCGGCGCCGTCGGCGCGTTGCTGTCCTCGCCGCACAACGCGACGATTCTCGAGGAGGGCGGCGTCGAGTTCGGGATTCACAAAGATAACCAGAGTCCCGTGGTCATCGACCCGTTCGCGCGGGACAACGGGTACGCGATGTTCACCGTGGGCGACACGGGGTCGGGGAAGTCGTTCAGTTCGAAGCAGAACTTCATCCGCTCCATCGAGCAGAGTAAGGACCGTATCGGCATCATCCTCGAGCCGCTGAACAACTGGGCCGGTGTCTCGGAGGCGCTCGACGCCAAGCGGATCACAGTCGGCGGGACGCTCGGGCTGAACCCCTTGGAGATTCGGGAGACGCCCGAACACGTCCAGCGGGCGATGGGCGAGGACGCGAGCCCGTTCAACGAGAAACTCGACGACGCGATGAGCTTCCTGACGAACTTCTTTGCCCTCCGGGGCATCTCACTGGGAGACCGGCGCACTACGCTCGAACTCGCCCTCAAACGTGCCTACCAGCGCAACGGCATCACCGACGACATCTCGACGCACAGCAATCCGAGTCCGACCATCCGTGATATGATGGACGTCTTCGAGGACATGGTCGACGACCCTGAGGAGTTCGTCGTTCGATCCGACGAAGAGGCAGGGAAGATCAAAGAGGACGCGACGTGGCTCCTCGATCAGCTGCGCCCCTTCGAGGACGACGGTCGCCACGCCAACCTCGGCCAAGAATCGGATTTCGACATCCGGGACGAGAAGGTCATCTACCTCGATCTGGCCCAGCAGGAGGGCAGCGTCGACAGCAGCACGGCACTGACGATGCAGCTACTCATCTCGCTGGTGTACGAACGGGCGAAGGTCTCGGAGAAGGAGGTCGTGTTCTACATCGACGAGGCGCGCTACATCATGCAGGACGCCGCAAGTCTGGCGTTCCTCGAGACGGTGTTCCGGCACCACCGCCACCACGACCTCTCGATCCGGCTGGTCACCCAGACCGTCGACGAGTTCTTCGAGCACGCCGAAAGCGAGGCGATCCTCGATCAGTGTGCCGTCAAGCAGTTCCACCGCCTCGACGGGATGGACAAGGAGTGGGCCGACGAGTTCGGGCTGAACTACGCACAGATGCGGTTCGTCCAGGACGCCGTCCCCGGCAACGAGGACGCCGGCTTCTCCGAAGCACTGGTTGGCGTCGACGGCGAGTGGCGTGGGATCCAGGTCAAAGCGATGCCCAAGGAGAAGCAGGTCATCGACTTCGAGCCAACCGAGCAACGGCGAGCCTCACTCCCCGGGACTGGTGAGAACGCCGTGGACGCGGACGTGCAGGCGTTCCAAGACGATATTGAAAGCCGAGCGACCGACAATGGACAACGCCCACCTGAGCAGACGCCAGCAGAGACTGATGGTGGCGCAGCGGGAGGTGACGACGATGCGTGA
- a CDS encoding conjugal transfer protein, giving the protein MVAQREVTTMREYLRVTPTSERLNPERLPQALESLHKLTLTNSTGLADKLNPLHSKTPLRFEFLALSEGADDPVEFYYGADDHLDTLEKRLRSIYPETFDIERTKVDVASRLVQPVEFDRETFVDHYESGDLTYEFGPDEQYERGTDEDSQARQADAQSVAEGGTVGDLSADHIIEIGDTALELAPPDAIPEDEPLTTLAKPTVTTEGTILARPATKTVSPLGVRWQGSATRKQDWMTSLSPFTADDEAELPAVDQPGGALASLVDHLMEATAPVAFQAVFQRRESWQSDADLRKEDVIDGRDTLAQEIIGSLFELDDQSESRDRNQLSDAVAKRVAAIEAKNPKRSFTANIRAIGIPSGDDGRDDLDDRMQSLVPVFDPLDGPYYEVAAERVRDSGFRAATKERNARAALQRLLDREITTGRGTTRPEFVLSGRELANFVLVPSSEQLTVEGARGTRAEQQSRNPLPRPHQDLMSEFRDGMAIGYALDDTGEAEDEPTHIPPGLLPTHYGRFGTTGSGKSKALINDMLSLYANTEGPTILIIPKNDDMAQNYMRAHARRFGMTDLQENVVHFPIPDVLPGFSFFDLEPSMESGRRREDAVQRKADHYEEILKLVMGTDRYERATVAPTLIKTLIKTLFDEEYGRENGLYRASTDYFAHRQLEHVVDQLWEAGPPNENIGDAPRSSDEEVTRTIRRQLQLDSNTFANVMGGVGNRLAYISQDTHLRQIFNNTENQFDFRDVLDEDTVILFDLGDLRDDAARIMTGVILTNLDAALKDRKQALPQHSDDYVVNLLVDEAASVVVSDIMNDLLEKGRGFRLSVGLSMQFPEQMEAEGGRKIYLNALNNIGSSLIGKINVDRELARAMAHEEMDPADFANRIRSLPRGEWIASLPSPTFGETGPYPFSLEPLPIPPGHPESESPLTEREEEQFTETLSSMHEDISDEHGVPAEPDTSTTSTPTNGHEVLDIESDDLDGAIAKVVRSLQLREGCREENGWVAVEAVDDELRRLFDDTDAEPPSYDALADIRERSRYLDTTVDIDADELRIRLTDAGEEVATPDTGGVQAAGGSAHDAALLQIEEELTALGFTVSILAQDGSEKPDARASHPDVSDRFAIEVETTTPENPAKVLTNLRKAQAAGDIPLFVVRPGNDETEWAERVDGILTPPVRTLQNGETRFYTTDSNLTFSGGATEEGGVTAVRPATDDENGTQNIWQRDGAEIVLRDASGTEHIRLESLEKLSKDRVPAIYSYDHAADEYVVYEHGEQHIYETKSAFEDDWIRIKKPFVPEDEFSTPEYSCDSYVIVILADEKSSVVYTDGTTKPLTTLFDHSTAHNESEGDSKNDDENSDRAETDYRAESAPGEDMPREDSSEQISQTNGSELDHDADDFESFVDVYVTEEEDAELPKDDLYNAYRIWAIRHDKEVQSKAWFSRSLGEFVTYDTSRIRQNGTRVNCYTGISLTAAGQQLIE; this is encoded by the coding sequence ATGGTGGCGCAGCGGGAGGTGACGACGATGCGTGAGTACCTCCGCGTGACGCCTACCTCCGAACGCCTCAATCCGGAGCGGCTGCCGCAGGCACTGGAGAGTCTCCACAAACTGACCTTAACGAACTCGACAGGGCTAGCTGACAAACTCAATCCGCTACACAGCAAAACACCGCTACGATTCGAATTCCTCGCGCTCAGCGAGGGTGCAGACGACCCCGTCGAATTCTACTACGGTGCTGACGACCATCTGGATACGCTTGAGAAACGTCTCCGGTCGATCTATCCCGAGACGTTCGACATCGAGCGTACCAAAGTCGACGTCGCATCCCGACTCGTGCAGCCTGTGGAATTCGACCGAGAGACATTCGTCGATCACTATGAGTCGGGCGATCTCACGTACGAGTTCGGTCCTGACGAGCAATACGAACGTGGGACTGACGAAGACAGTCAAGCGAGGCAAGCAGACGCCCAATCAGTCGCGGAAGGAGGGACGGTCGGCGACCTGTCTGCCGACCACATCATCGAGATCGGAGACACCGCCCTCGAACTCGCCCCACCAGATGCGATTCCCGAGGATGAGCCACTCACGACGCTTGCCAAACCAACGGTGACAACAGAGGGGACGATACTCGCCCGGCCAGCGACCAAGACCGTCTCCCCACTCGGCGTGCGGTGGCAGGGGTCGGCCACTCGGAAACAGGACTGGATGACCTCACTCTCGCCATTCACTGCCGACGACGAAGCAGAACTCCCAGCCGTCGATCAGCCAGGTGGTGCGCTCGCGTCGCTTGTCGACCACCTGATGGAGGCGACAGCACCAGTAGCGTTCCAGGCCGTCTTCCAGCGACGCGAGAGCTGGCAGTCCGATGCCGACCTTCGCAAGGAGGACGTCATCGACGGCCGAGACACACTCGCTCAGGAGATTATTGGCTCCCTTTTCGAACTCGACGATCAGTCGGAGAGCCGGGACAGAAACCAGCTGAGCGACGCCGTTGCAAAACGTGTCGCGGCAATCGAGGCGAAAAATCCGAAGCGGTCGTTCACCGCGAACATCCGAGCGATCGGGATTCCGTCCGGGGACGACGGTCGCGATGATCTCGATGATCGGATGCAATCACTTGTCCCGGTATTCGACCCGCTTGACGGACCGTACTACGAGGTTGCGGCCGAACGGGTACGCGACAGCGGCTTCCGGGCAGCCACGAAAGAACGGAACGCACGAGCGGCGCTGCAGCGGCTCTTGGATCGTGAGATCACGACCGGCCGTGGGACGACCCGACCCGAGTTCGTCCTGAGTGGCCGAGAACTCGCGAATTTCGTACTCGTGCCCTCCTCGGAACAGCTGACTGTCGAGGGGGCACGTGGGACGCGTGCGGAACAGCAGAGTCGGAATCCATTGCCACGCCCCCACCAGGACCTCATGAGTGAATTCCGCGACGGGATGGCAATCGGGTATGCCCTCGACGACACCGGCGAGGCCGAAGACGAGCCGACACACATTCCACCCGGACTGCTGCCCACTCATTACGGCCGGTTCGGAACAACCGGCTCTGGGAAGTCGAAAGCCCTCATCAACGATATGCTGTCGCTGTACGCCAACACCGAGGGGCCGACGATCCTCATCATCCCGAAGAACGACGACATGGCCCAGAATTATATGCGGGCTCACGCGCGTCGGTTCGGAATGACCGACCTCCAAGAGAACGTCGTCCACTTCCCGATCCCGGACGTCCTCCCCGGGTTCTCGTTTTTCGATCTCGAACCGTCGATGGAGAGCGGACGGCGCCGCGAAGACGCCGTCCAACGGAAGGCCGACCACTACGAAGAGATTTTGAAGCTCGTGATGGGAACCGACCGCTACGAGCGGGCGACTGTGGCCCCAACTCTCATCAAGACACTCATCAAGACACTGTTCGACGAGGAATACGGGCGTGAGAACGGGCTCTACCGAGCGTCGACGGACTACTTCGCCCACCGACAGCTCGAACACGTCGTCGACCAGCTCTGGGAGGCCGGGCCACCGAACGAGAACATCGGCGACGCCCCACGGTCGAGCGACGAGGAAGTCACCCGGACGATTCGACGGCAGCTCCAGTTAGATTCGAACACCTTCGCGAACGTGATGGGCGGTGTCGGAAACCGTCTCGCCTACATCTCACAGGATACGCACCTGCGGCAGATCTTCAATAATACCGAGAACCAGTTCGACTTTCGGGATGTCCTCGACGAGGATACGGTCATCCTCTTCGACCTCGGCGACCTCCGCGACGACGCCGCCCGGATCATGACCGGTGTGATCCTGACCAATCTCGATGCAGCTCTCAAGGACCGCAAACAGGCCCTCCCCCAGCACTCGGACGACTACGTCGTGAACTTGCTCGTCGACGAGGCAGCATCGGTCGTGGTCTCCGACATCATGAATGATCTCCTCGAGAAAGGCCGGGGATTCCGGCTCTCTGTTGGTCTGTCGATGCAGTTCCCCGAACAGATGGAGGCTGAAGGTGGGCGGAAGATCTACCTGAATGCTCTGAACAACATCGGCAGTTCACTCATCGGGAAAATCAACGTCGACCGGGAACTGGCGCGAGCGATGGCCCACGAAGAGATGGACCCCGCGGATTTCGCCAATCGGATTCGTTCGTTGCCACGAGGGGAGTGGATCGCCAGCCTGCCAAGCCCGACGTTCGGTGAAACGGGGCCGTATCCGTTCAGTCTCGAACCACTCCCGATCCCACCGGGCCACCCCGAGAGCGAATCCCCGCTCACTGAGCGTGAAGAGGAGCAGTTCACTGAGACACTCTCCTCGATGCACGAGGACATCAGTGACGAACACGGTGTGCCGGCTGAGCCAGACACTTCAACAACGAGCACACCGACCAACGGACACGAGGTGCTCGATATCGAGAGTGACGACTTGGACGGTGCGATTGCGAAGGTGGTCCGGAGTCTCCAGCTTCGAGAGGGCTGCCGTGAGGAGAACGGCTGGGTGGCCGTTGAAGCAGTTGACGACGAACTCAGACGGCTCTTTGACGACACCGACGCCGAACCGCCATCGTATGATGCACTCGCAGATATTCGAGAACGATCACGATACCTCGATACGACCGTCGATATCGACGCCGACGAGCTCCGCATCCGGCTCACTGACGCCGGAGAAGAGGTCGCGACACCCGATACTGGTGGCGTGCAGGCCGCTGGTGGAAGTGCCCACGACGCAGCACTCCTTCAGATCGAAGAAGAACTCACTGCACTCGGTTTCACCGTCTCGATCCTCGCACAGGATGGCAGCGAGAAACCTGACGCGAGGGCGAGCCACCCCGACGTTTCCGACCGATTCGCCATCGAAGTCGAAACGACGACACCCGAGAATCCCGCGAAAGTGCTCACGAATCTCCGGAAGGCCCAAGCAGCAGGTGATATCCCGCTGTTTGTCGTTCGACCAGGAAACGACGAAACTGAGTGGGCCGAGCGTGTTGACGGCATTCTCACGCCACCCGTCCGTACCCTCCAGAATGGTGAGACACGGTTCTACACGACTGACTCGAATCTCACGTTCAGCGGTGGAGCGACCGAAGAAGGTGGAGTGACGGCCGTGCGACCGGCGACCGACGACGAGAACGGGACCCAGAACATCTGGCAGCGTGATGGCGCCGAGATCGTCCTTCGTGATGCCAGCGGGACGGAACATATCCGCCTCGAGTCGCTTGAAAAACTCTCGAAAGATCGTGTTCCGGCCATCTACAGCTACGACCACGCTGCCGACGAGTACGTCGTTTATGAGCACGGTGAGCAACACATCTACGAGACGAAATCGGCGTTCGAGGACGACTGGATTCGGATCAAAAAGCCGTTCGTTCCGGAAGACGAGTTCTCCACCCCAGAGTACAGCTGCGACAGCTACGTAATCGTGATTCTTGCCGATGAGAAGTCATCAGTCGTCTACACGGACGGGACAACGAAACCTCTCACAACCCTATTTGATCACTCAACCGCCCACAATGAATCAGAGGGGGACTCCAAAAACGACGACGAAAATAGTGACCGGGCGGAGACTGACTATCGGGCCGAATCTGCTCCGGGAGAGGATATGCCGAGGGAAGATTCCTCAGAGCAAATCTCCCAAACTAACGGGAGTGAACTCGATCACGACGCGGACGATTTCGAGTCATTCGTTGACGTGTACGTTACCGAAGAAGAGGACGCGGAACTCCCGAAGGATGATCTCTATAATGCGTATCGGATATGGGCAATCAGACACGACAAAGAAGTTCAATCGAAAGCGTGGTTCTCCCGTTCTCTCGGGGAGTTCGTAACGTATGATACGAGTCGGATTCGTCAAAATGGAACCCGCGTGAACTGCTATACAGGTATTTCGCTCACGGCAGCAGGGCAACAGTTGATTGAATGA
- a CDS encoding DUF7522 family protein — MPPEAAQRLTTYCRERAGDDVRSVVEYSGDEYTVAYLRDGLQAQYDEDQFDDLVQYAREVHERLATVEATETPLGDARATVHYFENAFVIQLVVDENLGYFVTFNSGVGQTLGTFITDCLKRVRPSKSSG, encoded by the coding sequence ATGCCCCCTGAAGCGGCGCAACGACTGACCACCTATTGCCGGGAGCGGGCGGGAGATGACGTTCGGAGTGTCGTTGAGTATTCTGGTGACGAGTATACGGTAGCGTATCTCCGGGACGGTTTGCAGGCACAATATGATGAAGATCAGTTTGATGACCTCGTTCAGTATGCTCGCGAGGTTCACGAACGGCTGGCAACTGTCGAGGCTACCGAGACCCCGTTAGGGGATGCCCGTGCAACGGTCCATTACTTCGAGAACGCCTTTGTCATCCAGCTAGTCGTCGACGAGAATTTGGGCTATTTCGTGACGTTCAATAGCGGGGTCGGGCAAACCCTCGGGACCTTCATCACAGACTGTCTCAAACGAGTCCGTCCCTCCAAGTCATCGGGGTGA
- the xseB gene encoding exodeoxyribonuclease VII small subunit translates to MANDQEIHDRLARVEEIIKQLDADECDLDEGTRLHEEGQELLAEVREILDNGRGEVVELE, encoded by the coding sequence GTGGCAAACGACCAAGAGATCCACGACCGGCTGGCCCGTGTCGAAGAAATCATTAAACAGCTCGATGCGGACGAGTGTGACCTCGATGAAGGAACAAGGCTCCACGAGGAAGGTCAGGAACTCTTGGCCGAGGTGCGAGAAATCCTCGACAACGGGCGTGGAGAGGTCGTGGAACTCGAGTAG
- the xseA gene encoding exodeoxyribonuclease VII large subunit encodes MADAPDTERQAVEPDAKEVLSVSQLNDRIASVVQDTPALNGVRCIGEVTDLHKNSTALYFTLTDGEAELPCMIWANRYREMDADLEDGTEVILEGDIDYWTEGGKIDLKPWEIIVGGDGDQAAAVERLRSELEERGWFDDGQKQRPPAFPERVGVVTSLRGDARYDIQNAIHEQDPTVDILVKDATVQGSEAPTSIANGIHHLDRSEDVDAIIVGRGGGSDSNLQAFNTERVAEAIFTANTPVVTAIGHTDDRLIADQVADVATITPTAAGEYIVNSREEFFAGEVKPLAQQLDAAYETFQQEHEHEQELAEAVDEAAASEGLPPVYYKAAIAVLLLLLLAITGLWLGVI; translated from the coding sequence ATGGCGGACGCACCGGATACCGAACGGCAGGCGGTCGAACCCGACGCGAAAGAGGTCCTCAGCGTGTCACAGCTGAACGACCGGATTGCGTCGGTCGTCCAAGACACGCCCGCCCTCAACGGCGTCCGCTGTATCGGGGAGGTCACTGACCTCCACAAGAACAGTACGGCGCTCTACTTCACGCTCACCGACGGCGAGGCCGAGCTTCCCTGTATGATTTGGGCGAACCGCTACCGGGAGATGGACGCCGACCTCGAGGACGGGACCGAAGTCATCCTCGAGGGCGATATCGACTACTGGACAGAGGGCGGGAAAATCGATCTCAAGCCGTGGGAAATCATCGTCGGCGGCGACGGCGACCAGGCGGCTGCCGTTGAGCGACTGCGAAGCGAACTCGAAGAGCGTGGCTGGTTCGACGACGGCCAGAAACAGCGCCCGCCGGCGTTCCCAGAGCGGGTTGGGGTCGTAACCTCCCTCCGCGGCGATGCCCGCTATGACATCCAGAACGCGATCCACGAGCAGGACCCCACCGTCGACATCTTGGTGAAGGACGCCACCGTCCAAGGGTCGGAGGCGCCCACATCCATCGCGAACGGCATTCACCATCTCGACCGCTCGGAGGACGTCGACGCCATCATCGTCGGTCGGGGCGGTGGGAGCGATTCGAACCTCCAAGCGTTCAACACCGAGCGGGTCGCGGAGGCGATCTTCACCGCGAATACCCCGGTGGTCACCGCGATTGGGCACACCGATGACCGGTTAATCGCAGATCAGGTCGCAGATGTGGCAACGATCACGCCGACGGCCGCCGGCGAGTATATCGTGAATTCCCGCGAGGAGTTCTTCGCGGGCGAGGTCAAGCCGTTGGCCCAGCAACTCGACGCCGCGTACGAAACCTTCCAGCAGGAGCACGAACACGAACAGGAACTCGCCGAAGCAGTCGACGAGGCGGCCGCATCCGAGGGGCTCCCGCCGGTCTACTACAAGGCCGCAATCGCTGTGCTGCTGTTGCTGTTGTTGGCCATCACTGGGCTTTGGTTGGGGGTGATCTAA
- a CDS encoding histidine kinase N-terminal 7TM domain-containing protein: MVWQQTPYTLPLLLSGGLLTSFSVYLWWIGRGQQSHGTILGSLLMLVGAEWVFTYALQLSATTLSGKLFWLRFEFVGVVLLPLIWFGYVLWYTGRDRWFTPRVFGSLGVFAVGFLILLVTNDAHHLVYQEFQLTTIDSLVILDTTYGPAFGLYMIYANGLLLATLGLLASTFVHTRGVFRWQISVLFIFALVPGIAGILYVTENNPLPGLNIAALSNIVTAFAGGISLIRFKWMDVTPVARDTTFDAMNEVVVVVDPAHRIVDLNASAGLLFGDPRDEIIGTPATEYIPELDAMLSDPDPPDRQELTVSAGADERVFEVTISPIKDVPGDETGYTILLHDITARKQAEQQVQQQSTRLTQLHSVAQKLAAAHTTDEVYDLAVSGAGELLACDDVRISAVENEYFVPQASLNGDLSETCSPMPIDAGYAGYSYSKGSIEIIDDMTHTRSAAADTSESDPPSAHSVPLSIPNADTTTNEETPTHDAEYRSLLSAPVGEYGVLQAFDTGPGAFDDQDRQIIDLLLSHVETALERVAVEEELRAERDRLDEFASVVSHDLRNPLNVADGRVRLAADELDGENEHLEATKRALTKMADLIEDMLTLSREGRTIGETESVHLDSIVKQAWSSVETKNASLTIADSLPAVEADPARLRELFENLFRNAVEHGGADVTVTVGTLENGFYLADDGPGIPQDERSSVFESGYSTAANGTGFGLAIVEQIADAHGWDVALHESQEGGARFEFTEQESVYDRATPDQPTGES; encoded by the coding sequence GTCTTTACATATGCGTTACAGCTCTCTGCGACAACGCTGTCAGGGAAGCTCTTCTGGCTTCGATTTGAGTTTGTTGGAGTGGTCTTACTCCCGCTTATTTGGTTCGGGTATGTCCTCTGGTACACTGGTCGTGACCGGTGGTTCACGCCTCGGGTGTTCGGTTCTCTTGGGGTGTTTGCTGTCGGATTTCTGATCCTGTTGGTGACGAACGACGCCCACCATCTCGTGTATCAAGAGTTTCAGCTTACAACGATCGATTCACTCGTCATTCTCGATACCACATACGGCCCGGCATTCGGCCTATATATGATCTACGCCAACGGCCTGTTACTGGCGACGTTGGGGCTGCTAGCCAGTACGTTCGTTCATACCCGTGGCGTGTTCAGATGGCAGATTAGCGTCCTCTTCATTTTTGCGCTGGTCCCTGGGATAGCAGGGATCCTCTATGTGACCGAAAATAATCCACTACCAGGACTCAACATCGCGGCGCTCTCGAACATCGTGACGGCCTTTGCAGGCGGCATAAGTCTCATCCGATTTAAATGGATGGACGTGACGCCGGTGGCGCGTGATACCACGTTCGATGCGATGAACGAGGTGGTAGTCGTCGTCGACCCCGCTCATCGGATTGTCGATCTGAACGCTAGTGCTGGTCTCTTGTTTGGCGATCCCCGTGACGAGATCATCGGGACTCCCGCGACCGAGTATATCCCGGAACTTGACGCGATGTTGAGCGACCCCGATCCCCCCGATCGACAGGAGCTCACCGTCTCAGCTGGGGCTGATGAGCGCGTGTTCGAGGTGACGATCTCGCCGATTAAAGACGTACCTGGGGATGAGACTGGTTATACGATCCTGTTGCACGACATCACCGCGCGGAAACAGGCTGAACAACAGGTTCAACAACAATCCACCCGACTCACACAGCTCCATTCCGTGGCTCAGAAACTGGCTGCAGCCCATACGACTGACGAGGTCTACGATCTGGCGGTGTCGGGTGCAGGTGAGTTGCTCGCCTGTGACGATGTCCGGATTTCCGCTGTCGAAAACGAGTATTTCGTGCCGCAAGCCAGTCTGAACGGCGATCTTTCAGAGACCTGCTCACCGATGCCGATCGATGCCGGATATGCTGGATACAGCTACTCGAAAGGAAGCATCGAGATTATCGATGATATGACGCACACGCGCTCTGCGGCTGCGGATACCTCCGAGAGCGATCCCCCGTCGGCGCATTCGGTCCCTCTGTCAATCCCGAATGCCGATACGACGACAAACGAAGAAACGCCAACCCACGATGCTGAATATCGCTCTTTGCTGTCTGCGCCTGTTGGTGAGTATGGGGTGCTGCAGGCATTCGATACGGGACCTGGTGCGTTCGATGATCAGGACCGCCAGATCATCGATTTGCTGCTCTCACACGTTGAAACAGCGCTCGAACGCGTGGCTGTCGAAGAGGAACTCCGTGCCGAGCGCGATCGCCTCGACGAGTTCGCCAGCGTCGTCTCGCACGATCTTCGTAACCCGCTCAACGTCGCCGACGGTCGTGTTCGGCTGGCCGCTGATGAGTTAGATGGGGAGAACGAACATCTCGAGGCCACCAAACGGGCGCTCACGAAGATGGCCGACCTGATTGAGGATATGTTGACGCTGTCCCGGGAGGGCCGCACTATCGGCGAGACGGAATCCGTTCACCTCGATTCGATCGTCAAGCAGGCCTGGTCCTCTGTCGAGACTAAAAATGCATCACTGACGATTGCCGATTCTCTTCCGGCTGTCGAGGCAGACCCTGCGCGACTTCGGGAGCTGTTCGAGAACCTGTTCCGCAATGCGGTCGAGCACGGCGGGGCGGACGTAACGGTTACGGTCGGTACACTCGAAAACGGCTTCTATCTCGCAGATGACGGCCCGGGAATTCCCCAAGACGAACGGTCTTCCGTATTTGAATCCGGTTATTCAACGGCAGCGAATGGGACTGGTTTCGGACTCGCGATTGTCGAACAGATTGCAGATGCGCACGGCTGGGATGTCGCCCTCCACGAAAGCCAAGAGGGTGGCGCACGCTTCGAATTTACTGAACAAGAATCAGTGTACGATCGTGCGACGCCCGATCAACCTACTGGCGAGTCCTGA